The genomic DNA TCGTGACATAGGCAGAGTCAACATCGCTTGTGGCAGGGAGAGCAGTGATGACAAAACTATCAATGGGGATAGCAATGAATGTGATGCCATGGTAGTCAGGAGGAAGGTATCGACGGTAGGATCACGGCTGCAGCTGCGGCTACGCCAATGTCCCATAGATATAGCGCGCTAATAAGGAGAATGTTTGTCATGGTTGTGCTAGTCAAGTCGTGGGTAGATGCATGCGAGGAGGGATAAGGAAGGCGACGACACTGGCTATTTGTGCAGCAGATAGAGCAGTACACATATGGAGGTGAAGtagtaaataaggaaaaatttagatttaattaatatttttgacAATTCAATAGGGAGAAATAAGGATTGAAATGAAATTATTATAGACCATatgaataaaataatataatgagGATGAGATTGAAATAAAATTTAActtgtaaatttttaaaattgggtGGCTCCGCCTGGATTTAACTCTGGAATAAAGTTTGAGTTTGACCTGctgtaaaattattattatgttaATTCACAATTTCTCCAATTTCAAGAAGTTTCCAGATTGTAGAATGTTGTGGCTTAGAAACTTCCATGGAGATCACAtggttaaaaataatttctaagtatcCATCTCATTGTCAACAAAGTGTCGATGTTTTTCAAATATTCAGAGCTGTATATATTCAAAttcaatttgttttttttttgtgtgttacgttgataataatttatttaattcctTTAATTTTTCTGATAGAACTTTCCAGCATATCGTGGCTTATTGCTGTACTGGCACAGCACACAGTCCTCAACCATGAGCGCAGGTCAACGGCCGGCCACCAAAAAGATTTGTCATGGTTGGAACGAAGACTCGTATCGCCGGATTTTGTTGGATTCTTCTAATCAACGCCCAACTCCCCATAAACGTGAGCTAGAGTCGCAATCCAAATCCTCATTCAACAAGAACATTGAATGTGATACGTTGGATCacgataaataaaaagaaaatggggaaaaagatttttaaaaaacgcATCTAATTATCAGAATTATgaaaaggatatatatatatatatatatatatattttaaaaaatgcaCTATTATATGTTTTATCAGAAATATCTTTATTTAAACACACTAACTGttacaatatttttaaaaaaaaattaactcgattatatatataatttaattcaaattatttaaatttaattcatattgcttcaatataatcaaaattatcaTAATGTCAATGTAGTATTTATTAAATGCCTGTCACACTACTATAATATTCTAGTaatcattaattaaatattataatattttaccaATTGTATTACTATATTAAATAATtgtaataaagtaaataaaaagttttatataaaaaaatctttttatttttatataaaagcgTTTGGTAtaagattatttttgaaataaaaaatatggtGGCGatgttgctttattttttttcaaaaaaaaatattctggGGAGCGTTTTGCTAAAGCGCTtgcctaaataaaaaaaaaacattaattaaaagaaagaatAAACTACTCTTTATTTGACCGTCCACGGTGCTCTTGTTCCTTGTTATTCTCTAGATTTCGAGGAAAAGGTATCTTGACTCTTCACCTATTTTGATTCCTTTTCGATAAGTCAAAAATCACGCCTAGGGTTCCCTTCTCGACCATTCATTTAAATcaaattcattttttattttttattttttatttttattttggaagCAAGAATTGAAAcgttgttttaattaatttattaaatccttttatttatttatttacctaTTTGATTCAAAATCCATCAAAGCCACgccaaaaatctttaaaattatttctgtcTCGGCGCAAGTCGCGTCTCAAGTGGCGCCGCGTAAAGGGGCAGGCAGGCACGCCTCGCGTGACGACGCGGGAGCGGAGTCGTTTACTTGCTCGCGACGTAGGCGGCCAAACCCTCGGCGTCCATATATGATAATATGAACAATAACTCGCTGTGGGACTCGCACGCGTTTGACTCGTGACGAGACTCGGTGGTGGTGAGCGGGCGATGCGGTCGCTCGACTCGCCGACCCACCCACCCCCCAGTTTGAAATTCAGATCTGGCCCTATAAATACCCCTCCAGAGTCCCAAACCGAACACACACAAAATTTCAGTCGCGTCTTTTGCTTCAGTAATCGATGGATCTCATCAAGCGGAAacgagaggaggaggaggtcAATTCGCCGGCGGCCAAGCGCTTCCACGCCGCCGACGCTATCCTTGGCATCCTCGACGACGACAGCGGAGCGGATGCTGGAGGGCGCTGCGAAGATCTCGCCACCGTGATGAGGAGCCTCGAGAGGGAGATTGCACTCGCGGCCTCCGCTTCTTCGCCACCGCCGTTGCCGCCCCCGcctacggcggcggcggcggatctGTGGTATCTACTTGAGGCCTCCGACGACGAGCTCGGGATTCCTCCGGCGGCTTCCGAGGAGCGACCGCTGGGGGAAGAGGCGGAGGCCGCCGCCGCGGTGGCGGCGATGTGGTTCGGCGACGACGAGATGGGCGGATTTGGGTACGGTTACGACGACGTGTTAGGATTCGACTCCGTCCGTTACGAGGACGGGGAGGGAGTGGATTATGATCACTTTGCGCCGTTTGATTACGGGCGAGATGACGTCTGGGCCgtctgatatttttttatttttttatcttttgtaTATTCTGGAAACTCTGGCGATAGAAACGGTTCGATATGATGAAAGCGTTACGAAAAGATGTGTTACATAATATCCTAT from Zingiber officinale cultivar Zhangliang chromosome 4A, Zo_v1.1, whole genome shotgun sequence includes the following:
- the LOC121972540 gene encoding uncharacterized protein LOC121972540, which codes for MDLIKRKREEEEVNSPAAKRFHAADAILGILDDDSGADAGGRCEDLATVMRSLEREIALAASASSPPPLPPPPTAAAADLWYLLEASDDELGIPPAASEERPLGEEAEAAAAVAAMWFGDDEMGGFGYGYDDVLGFDSVRYEDGEGVDYDHFAPFDYGRDDVWAV